The proteins below come from a single Zhouia spongiae genomic window:
- the katG gene encoding catalase/peroxidase HPI has protein sequence MENNKHMSHSSHGSNGESKCPFSGGAPKKAAGGGARNRDWWPNQLKVNILRQHSSLSNPMGADFNYAEEFKKLDYPALKKDLNDLMTDSQEWWPADFGHYGGLFIRMAWHSAGTYRVGDGRGGAGAGQQRFAPLNSWPDNASLDKARRLLWPIKQKYGKKISWADLLVLAGNVALESMGFKTFGFAGGREDVWEPDEDIYWGSETTWLEDKRYSGERDLEDPLAAVVMGLIYVDPEGPNGNGDPLTAAKDIRETFKRMAMNDEETVALIAGGHSFGKTHGAADPSIYVGPEPEAAPIEEQGFGWKNSYKSGKGADAITGGPEVIWTQTPTQWSNYFFENLFGFEWELTTSPAGAKQWVAINAEESIPDAFDTSKKHRPTMLTTDLSLRFDPEYEKISRRFYENPDEFADAFARAWFKLTHRDMGPKPRYLGPEVPKEDLIWQDPVPVVDHELINETEIINLKNKIADSGLSVPELVSIAWASASTFRGSDKRGGANGARIRLTPQKDWEVNNPAGLAKILKVLEGIRGGFNTGNKQVSLADLIVLAGCTGIEKAAKNAGYDISVPFTPGRTDASQEQTEIDSFAYLEPVADGFRSYRKTKFPVSTEELLIDKAQLLTLTAPEMTVLLGGMRVMNTNYDGSKHGVFTNRPEALTNDFFVNLLDIDTVWKPVTEDNEVFEGRARNSGALKWTATRADLIFGSNSELRALAEVYGSADSKDKFVSDFVAAWNKVMNLDRFELA, from the coding sequence ATGGAAAATAACAAACACATGAGTCATTCATCCCACGGTTCAAACGGGGAGAGTAAATGTCCGTTTTCTGGCGGAGCTCCCAAAAAAGCAGCAGGAGGGGGTGCACGCAATCGCGATTGGTGGCCTAATCAGTTAAAGGTAAATATACTGAGGCAACATTCGTCACTCTCAAATCCAATGGGTGCAGACTTTAATTATGCCGAGGAATTCAAAAAACTGGATTATCCGGCTTTAAAGAAAGACCTGAATGATTTAATGACCGATTCGCAGGAATGGTGGCCGGCAGATTTCGGGCATTATGGAGGACTGTTTATCCGAATGGCGTGGCATAGTGCCGGTACCTATCGCGTTGGTGACGGAAGGGGAGGTGCAGGAGCGGGGCAACAACGTTTTGCACCATTAAACAGTTGGCCAGATAATGCGAGTCTCGATAAGGCAAGAAGGTTACTATGGCCTATTAAACAAAAATATGGAAAGAAAATATCCTGGGCAGACCTGTTGGTTTTGGCAGGGAACGTGGCTTTGGAATCCATGGGTTTTAAAACCTTTGGGTTTGCAGGAGGACGTGAAGACGTCTGGGAGCCGGATGAAGATATTTACTGGGGTTCAGAAACCACCTGGCTGGAAGATAAAAGATATTCCGGAGAGCGCGATCTGGAAGATCCGCTGGCAGCCGTAGTAATGGGATTGATCTATGTTGATCCCGAAGGACCCAACGGAAATGGAGACCCTTTAACCGCAGCGAAAGATATCAGGGAAACTTTCAAACGTATGGCTATGAACGATGAGGAAACCGTGGCACTTATAGCCGGAGGACATTCATTCGGTAAGACCCATGGGGCAGCTGACCCCAGTATCTACGTAGGTCCTGAGCCGGAAGCAGCGCCCATTGAAGAACAAGGTTTTGGATGGAAGAACAGTTACAAATCGGGTAAGGGGGCCGATGCTATTACCGGGGGTCCCGAGGTAATATGGACACAGACCCCGACTCAATGGAGTAATTATTTTTTTGAAAACCTGTTCGGTTTTGAATGGGAATTAACAACGAGTCCGGCAGGAGCAAAACAATGGGTCGCTATAAATGCAGAAGAGAGTATTCCTGATGCATTCGACACTTCTAAAAAGCACCGGCCTACAATGTTGACAACGGATCTTTCACTTCGGTTTGATCCTGAATATGAAAAAATATCAAGGCGTTTTTATGAAAATCCGGATGAGTTTGCAGATGCTTTTGCCCGTGCATGGTTTAAGTTAACACATCGCGATATGGGACCTAAGCCCCGTTATTTAGGACCTGAAGTACCGAAAGAAGACCTGATCTGGCAAGACCCGGTACCGGTTGTTGACCATGAATTGATCAATGAAACAGAAATCATTAACCTGAAAAATAAAATAGCAGACAGTGGCTTGTCTGTGCCGGAACTGGTGTCAATCGCCTGGGCTTCCGCTTCAACCTTCAGGGGATCGGATAAACGGGGAGGAGCAAACGGTGCCCGAATCCGTCTGACCCCGCAAAAGGACTGGGAGGTAAATAATCCTGCCGGCCTGGCAAAGATTTTGAAAGTATTGGAAGGTATTCGAGGTGGTTTTAATACCGGAAACAAACAAGTGTCCCTCGCAGATCTGATTGTGTTGGCAGGCTGTACCGGGATAGAAAAAGCTGCTAAAAATGCAGGTTACGATATAAGCGTTCCTTTTACTCCCGGCCGTACGGACGCTTCGCAAGAACAAACGGAGATCGATTCATTTGCCTATTTAGAACCGGTAGCAGACGGATTCCGGAGCTATCGAAAAACTAAATTCCCTGTATCTACAGAAGAACTGTTGATCGATAAGGCGCAATTGTTAACCTTAACAGCACCGGAAATGACGGTATTGTTAGGGGGTATGCGGGTTATGAATACGAATTATGACGGTTCGAAACATGGTGTGTTTACCAACAGACCTGAAGCATTAACGAACGATTTCTTTGTGAACCTGCTGGATATAGATACAGTATGGAAACCGGTTACAGAAGACAACGAGGTTTTTGAAGGAAGAGCTCGCAATTCCGGAGCTTTAAAATGGACAGCTACACGGGCAGATCTTATATTCGGGTCGAATTCTGAATTGAGAGCCCTGGCGGAAGTATATGGAAGTGCAGACAGCAAAGACAAATTTGTTAGTGATTTTGTTGCAGCCTGGAATAAGGTGATGAATTTAGATCGTTTCGAACTGGCGTAG
- a CDS encoding MlaE family ABC transporter permease, protein MKYLQNIGKYFLMIKEVFNKPTKWSIMRTLILKEIDDLIYGSLGIIIFISFFVGGVVAIQTALNIDNPLIPKYLVGFATRQSVILEFAPTFTSIIMAGKVGSYITSSIGTMRVTEQIDALEVMGINALNYLVFPKIIALLLYPFVIAIGMYLGILGGWSAAVFGGYSTSAEFIQGLQVDFKDFHVIYAFTKTIIFAFILATIPAFYGFYMKGGALEVGKASTTSFVWTSVVIIIVNYIVTQMMLG, encoded by the coding sequence ATGAAGTATCTTCAAAATATAGGCAAGTACTTTTTAATGATAAAGGAAGTCTTCAATAAACCTACAAAGTGGTCGATCATGAGGACTTTAATTTTAAAAGAAATTGACGATCTCATATACGGCTCACTGGGTATTATTATTTTTATATCCTTTTTTGTAGGAGGGGTAGTAGCCATACAGACCGCTTTAAACATCGATAATCCGCTTATTCCAAAATACCTGGTCGGGTTTGCCACCCGACAATCGGTAATACTAGAATTTGCCCCCACCTTTACATCGATAATTATGGCAGGTAAAGTGGGCTCTTATATAACCTCCAGTATTGGCACCATGCGGGTAACGGAACAAATTGATGCCCTGGAGGTTATGGGAATCAATGCTCTTAATTACCTGGTATTTCCTAAAATCATTGCTTTGCTCCTTTATCCATTCGTCATTGCCATAGGAATGTATCTCGGGATTCTGGGCGGATGGTCTGCTGCCGTTTTTGGCGGGTATAGCACGAGTGCTGAATTTATTCAGGGCTTACAGGTAGATTTTAAGGATTTTCATGTTATTTATGCCTTTACAAAGACTATTATTTTTGCTTTTATATTGGCTACAATTCCTGCATTTTATGGATTTTATATGAAAGGAGGCGCTTTAGAGGTCGGTAAGGCCAGTACAACATCTTTTGTATGGACCAGTGTTGTAATCATTATAGTAAACTATATTGTTACTCAGATGATGTTGGGGTAA
- a CDS encoding VOC family protein encodes MKLGAFSISLNVKDLKVSKSFYEKLGFSVFAGDIGMNYLIMKNEDTLIGLFQGMFENNILTFNPGWDSDAGTLKDFDDVRSIQRSLKDEGIQLLSEVKEGSKGPGSFTLTDPDGNTILIDQHI; translated from the coding sequence ATGAAGTTAGGTGCTTTTTCCATCAGTCTGAATGTTAAGGATCTTAAAGTTTCAAAATCATTTTATGAAAAGCTGGGCTTTAGTGTTTTCGCCGGCGATATTGGAATGAATTACCTCATCATGAAAAATGAAGACACTCTTATCGGACTCTTTCAGGGAATGTTTGAGAATAACATTCTTACTTTTAATCCCGGCTGGGATTCAGATGCCGGTACTTTAAAAGACTTTGATGATGTTCGTTCGATCCAACGATCGTTAAAGGATGAAGGGATTCAACTGTTAAGCGAAGTAAAAGAAGGCTCCAAAGGTCCGGGAAGTTTCACCCTTACTGATCCCGACGGCAATACCATCCTTATCGATCAGCATATTTAA
- a CDS encoding DUF389 domain-containing protein: MEGNTNNNQEEKIQEEKINQSTDKVKKDFSGFLGSLKTFLADLLDIRGNTDQETTIEGIKGDIAFKGHTSWILICSIFIASVGLNANSTAVVIGAMLISPLMGPILGMGMSLAINDIDTLRRSVKNFVVMVVLSVLTAFLFFKLFPLQDESSELLARTAPDIRDVLIAFFGGLALVIARAKKGTIASVIFGVAIATALMPPLCTVGFGLAVWNLQYAGGAMYLFIINTIFIGLATFLVLKILRFPMVRYANSARRRFIARIASVVAIIVIVPALFTFYNVWQESMFKKDANQFINEKVKTYQFSGQGYFLDKYNTIEYNGGDNPVIELVFGGGESIPDNVIQTWRTQMATYPYLENAHLEIKGGKDDSEEKFKYVSELYESKKREMETKDQRISVLENELEKLSMYAYNQIPFAEISKEAKINYQNLEEFAFAFQMKTNYEKTDTIPVFYIKLKKSSATAANELEKMKEWLKVRTNNAKVEVRQLD; encoded by the coding sequence ATGGAAGGAAATACAAATAATAATCAGGAAGAAAAAATTCAGGAAGAAAAGATCAATCAAAGTACAGACAAGGTAAAGAAGGATTTTTCGGGATTTTTAGGCAGTTTAAAAACCTTTTTAGCCGATCTTCTTGATATAAGGGGAAATACCGACCAGGAAACTACTATAGAAGGAATTAAAGGAGATATAGCATTTAAGGGACATACATCCTGGATTCTGATATGTTCCATCTTTATAGCTTCGGTAGGCTTAAATGCAAATTCCACCGCAGTTGTAATCGGAGCCATGTTAATTTCGCCGTTAATGGGACCTATTTTAGGGATGGGAATGTCGTTGGCCATCAATGATATCGACACGCTGAGAAGATCGGTAAAGAATTTTGTCGTAATGGTGGTATTGAGTGTTTTAACGGCATTTTTATTTTTTAAATTATTTCCGTTACAAGACGAATCTTCCGAGTTATTGGCAAGGACCGCTCCGGATATACGCGACGTATTGATCGCTTTCTTTGGTGGGCTCGCCCTGGTGATTGCCCGGGCAAAGAAAGGTACCATAGCAAGTGTGATTTTTGGAGTTGCCATTGCTACTGCCCTAATGCCGCCTTTATGTACGGTAGGTTTTGGCCTGGCTGTCTGGAATCTGCAATACGCCGGCGGTGCCATGTACCTCTTTATCATTAACACCATTTTTATAGGTCTGGCTACCTTTTTGGTGCTGAAGATTCTTCGGTTTCCGATGGTACGCTATGCCAATTCGGCAAGAAGACGTTTTATAGCCAGAATTGCTTCTGTTGTGGCCATTATTGTTATAGTTCCGGCCTTGTTTACGTTTTATAATGTTTGGCAGGAGTCAATGTTTAAAAAAGACGCCAACCAGTTTATTAATGAAAAAGTAAAAACCTATCAATTCTCAGGCCAGGGATACTTTTTGGATAAATACAATACAATCGAATATAACGGGGGAGATAACCCGGTTATTGAGTTGGTGTTTGGAGGAGGAGAGTCTATTCCGGATAATGTGATCCAGACATGGAGAACACAGATGGCAACCTACCCTTATCTCGAAAATGCCCATCTTGAAATCAAAGGAGGAAAAGACGATTCCGAAGAAAAATTTAAATATGTCTCTGAACTCTATGAATCTAAAAAGAGAGAGATGGAAACAAAAGATCAACGTATCTCGGTACTTGAAAATGAATTGGAAAAGCTAAGTATGTATGCTTATAATCAAATTCCATTTGCAGAAATAAGTAAAGAAGCCAAGATCAATTACCAGAATCTGGAAGAATTTGCCTTTGCTTTTCAAATGAAAACGAATTATGAAAAAACAGATACCATTCCGGTATTTTATATAAAGCTGAAAAAGAGTTCGGCAACAGCGGCCAATGAATTGGAGAAAATGAAAGAATGGCTGAAAGTAAGAACCAATAATGCCAAAGTAGAAGTCAGGCAATTAGATTAA
- a CDS encoding ABC transporter ATP-binding protein — MIVVEDLHKSFGETEILKGISTVFDKGKTNLIIGQSGSGKTVFLKSLLGLHTPNQGKIVYDGKIYSELDDDEKRDLRQEMGMVFQGSALFDSMNVEENVMFPLKMFTHKEYDEMKERVDFVLKRVNLKDAHGKYPAELSGGMQKRVAIARAIVNNPKYLFCDEPNSGLDPKTAILIDNLIQEITKEYDITTVINTHDMNSVMEIGEKIVFLKDGYKEWEGTNNEIFKTDNDAVTDFVYSSELFKKVRQMYIEERN; from the coding sequence ATGATCGTAGTAGAAGACTTGCATAAATCGTTTGGAGAGACCGAAATTTTAAAGGGGATTTCGACTGTTTTTGACAAAGGGAAGACCAACTTGATTATCGGACAAAGCGGTTCGGGAAAAACAGTATTCCTGAAGTCATTACTAGGTTTACACACCCCAAATCAAGGGAAGATTGTATATGATGGTAAAATCTATTCAGAACTCGATGATGATGAAAAAAGGGATTTGCGGCAGGAAATGGGAATGGTTTTTCAGGGAAGTGCTCTATTCGATTCTATGAATGTCGAAGAAAATGTAATGTTTCCTTTAAAAATGTTTACTCATAAAGAATATGATGAAATGAAGGAAAGGGTCGATTTCGTATTGAAACGGGTCAACCTGAAAGATGCTCACGGCAAATACCCCGCTGAACTTTCCGGAGGAATGCAAAAACGTGTCGCCATTGCAAGAGCCATTGTAAACAACCCTAAATATCTATTTTGTGATGAACCCAACTCAGGTCTGGATCCGAAAACAGCCATTCTGATCGACAACCTGATCCAGGAAATCACCAAGGAGTATGATATTACAACCGTTATTAATACCCATGATATGAATTCTGTAATGGAGATCGGTGAGAAAATTGTTTTTTTAAAAGACGGCTATAAGGAATGGGAAGGTACCAATAACGAGATTTTTAAAACCGATAATGATGCCGTTACCGATTTTGTATATTCATCAGAACTGTTTAAGAAGGTAAGGCAGATGTATATAGAAGAAAGGAATTAA
- a CDS encoding mannose-1-phosphate guanylyltransferase: MNENYYAVLMAGGVGSRFWPLSTQNYPKQFHDLLGAGQTLIQKTFSRLNKFIPKENILILTNERYKELVLEQLNGIAEEQVVLEPERRNTAPAILYASLKILKKNPNALMLVAPSDHWIEDEKAFEKNIKRCFRECEEREVLMTLGVKPSFPNTGYGYIEFKKKSGVDIKKVRQFREKPDYETAKIFLTKGNFLWNAGIFVWSVGSIVKAFEKFQPELYQLFAKGMKVYNTQDEAVFIDGNYTNTPDISIDYAILEHAKNIHVLPAGFDWNDLGTWGSLYNELGKDGNQNAILNAKTLLTNSNRNIIKTGPGKIVVMEGLNDYIVVDKDEILLIYPKEKEQDIKNVLVSVKQKLGDHLI; encoded by the coding sequence ATGAATGAAAATTATTATGCGGTATTGATGGCAGGTGGAGTCGGTTCTCGTTTTTGGCCTTTAAGCACCCAGAATTATCCAAAACAATTTCACGACCTTCTTGGGGCAGGGCAAACACTGATCCAGAAAACGTTTTCCCGTTTAAATAAATTCATACCGAAAGAAAATATCCTCATTCTCACCAATGAACGTTATAAAGAGTTGGTGTTAGAACAGTTAAACGGGATAGCGGAAGAGCAGGTTGTTCTTGAACCGGAAAGAAGAAATACAGCCCCTGCGATATTATATGCTTCTTTAAAAATCTTGAAAAAGAACCCAAATGCTTTGATGTTAGTCGCGCCCAGCGATCACTGGATCGAAGATGAAAAAGCATTTGAGAAGAATATTAAAAGGTGTTTCAGGGAGTGTGAAGAGCGGGAAGTGTTGATGACCTTAGGGGTGAAACCAAGTTTCCCCAACACCGGATACGGCTATATTGAGTTTAAAAAGAAGTCGGGGGTCGATATTAAAAAGGTAAGACAATTTCGTGAAAAACCAGATTATGAAACTGCAAAGATCTTTTTGACCAAGGGGAACTTTTTATGGAATGCAGGGATTTTTGTCTGGAGTGTAGGTAGTATTGTTAAGGCATTCGAAAAATTCCAGCCGGAGTTATACCAGCTATTTGCTAAAGGAATGAAAGTGTATAACACTCAGGATGAAGCGGTGTTTATAGACGGAAATTACACGAATACCCCTGATATTTCAATAGATTATGCCATTCTTGAACATGCAAAAAACATCCATGTTTTGCCGGCAGGATTCGATTGGAACGACCTCGGAACTTGGGGATCGTTGTATAACGAATTGGGAAAAGATGGAAATCAGAATGCCATTTTAAATGCAAAAACACTATTAACCAACAGTAATCGAAACATCATAAAGACAGGTCCGGGAAAAATTGTCGTTATGGAAGGATTAAATGATTATATTGTGGTAGACAAAGACGAAATATTATTAATTTATCCAAAAGAAAAGGAACAGGATATTAAAAATGTTCTGGTGTCCGTTAAGCAAAAACTTGGCGATCATTTAATATAA
- a CDS encoding alpha/beta hydrolase encodes MKKRVLNYLLVCSIIVVGLCVQGCDKEELSARTNNDSFVITSNYTQTKYRINILYPKGYQPSKSYHTIYLLDGDDYFNETANVITAQEKDDYVLIGIGYAGKNKRGTDYSYPWDKDFSGNSGGAKEFIDFINGELIPEIESKLKIMSSDRTLFGHSLGGYFALYILFQQEKNNPFDHIIAASANIMWYNAYLLDLEQKYYDKKKELNKSLYLSVGDLEGASQNLFHDAFVKQLKKRFYIGLDFTGERLRNTSHRNSPIISFKNGLTKIFE; translated from the coding sequence ATGAAAAAAAGAGTCTTAAATTACCTGCTTGTCTGTAGCATAATCGTTGTGGGTTTATGTGTGCAGGGGTGTGACAAGGAAGAACTGTCCGCTAGGACAAATAATGATTCCTTTGTAATTACATCAAATTATACGCAGACAAAGTACCGCATCAATATTTTGTATCCGAAAGGATATCAGCCGTCCAAAAGTTATCACACGATTTATTTACTCGACGGCGATGACTATTTTAATGAAACCGCAAATGTAATTACTGCTCAGGAAAAGGATGATTATGTCCTGATAGGGATTGGATACGCCGGAAAAAATAAACGGGGTACGGATTATTCATACCCTTGGGATAAAGATTTTTCCGGTAATTCAGGAGGGGCTAAAGAGTTTATCGACTTTATTAATGGCGAACTGATCCCTGAAATCGAAAGTAAGCTGAAAATAATGAGTAGTGACAGAACATTATTCGGTCACTCATTAGGAGGATACTTCGCTTTATACATACTATTTCAACAAGAAAAAAATAACCCTTTCGATCATATTATAGCAGCCAGCGCCAACATAATGTGGTATAATGCCTATCTGTTAGATCTGGAGCAGAAATACTATGATAAGAAGAAGGAACTTAATAAAAGCCTGTACCTGTCGGTAGGTGATCTGGAAGGGGCTTCCCAGAACCTTTTCCACGATGCTTTTGTCAAACAGCTGAAAAAGAGATTTTACATCGGATTGGACTTTACCGGCGAACGACTCAGAAACACCTCACACCGGAACAGTCCGATAATCAGTTTTAAAAATGGATTAACAAAAATCTTTGAGTAA
- a CDS encoding SDR family NAD(P)-dependent oxidoreductase, with product MSDKKNVIITGVSRGIGFELVKLYAEAGHKVMALSRNNEPVAALNHPNVTGFSFDLSLDNDIDKVKDILEREWKKVDILINNAGKLLNKPFATTTRNEFEAVYKVNVFGLAELTRIVTPFMSREGHVVSVSSMGGVQGSMKFPGLSAYSSSKGAVITLTELLAEEYKETGPSFNVLALGAVQTEMLAEAFPGYRAPLSALQMATYIFEFGLTGQKYYNGKLLQVSNSTP from the coding sequence ATGAGTGACAAGAAAAATGTGATTATAACAGGAGTTAGCAGGGGAATAGGATTTGAGCTGGTCAAGCTTTATGCTGAAGCTGGACATAAAGTGATGGCTTTATCGAGAAATAATGAACCCGTTGCGGCTTTAAACCACCCGAATGTTACCGGGTTTTCCTTCGACCTCAGTTTAGATAATGACATAGATAAGGTAAAGGATATTCTGGAAAGGGAATGGAAAAAAGTAGATATACTCATTAATAACGCAGGAAAATTGCTAAATAAGCCTTTTGCAACTACCACAAGAAATGAGTTTGAAGCCGTTTATAAAGTTAATGTTTTCGGACTGGCAGAATTAACACGAATTGTTACCCCCTTTATGTCCAGGGAAGGTCATGTGGTAAGTGTAAGCAGTATGGGGGGGGTTCAAGGAAGTATGAAATTCCCCGGGCTTTCCGCTTACAGCTCATCAAAAGGTGCTGTTATTACATTAACAGAATTATTGGCTGAAGAATATAAAGAAACCGGGCCATCTTTTAATGTACTTGCTTTGGGAGCCGTACAAACTGAAATGTTAGCAGAGGCATTCCCGGGCTATAGAGCACCATTGTCTGCCCTGCAAATGGCAACTTATATTTTTGAGTTTGGATTAACAGGGCAGAAATATTATAACGGTAAATTGCTCCAAGTGTCTAATAGTACCCCGTAA
- the pafA gene encoding alkaline phosphatase PafA has protein sequence MGNDLSAQSANETYKKPKLVVGIVVDQMRYDYLPRFWNRYGEGGFKRMIAEGFNCKNNHFNYVPTYTGPGHASVYTGTTPAFHGIIANDWYDKNIDKSVYCAQDDEVNSVGTKSDAGKMSPNRMITTTVTDQLRLATQMRGKVIGIAIKDRGAILPAGHSANAAYWFHGKDEGAWISSTYYMDELPKWVQKFNKSDAAKSYKKEWNTLFDINSYTASGTDENNFEGKFKGEEAAVFPHKLHKLWKQNNGYDIIKATPYGNSVTTDFAIAAIEGESLGQDNDTDFLAVSYSSTDYVGHKFGVNSVEIEDTYLRLDKDLERLFNKLDKQVGKGNYTVFLTADHAAVHVPAYLESVKIPGGYFSTSDFKVKLNEFLQEKYNAKGLIKNFSNFQIFLDHEKLEELDLELVEVEEAIADEVVNYEGVFEVFTAQEMRKHDYTQPVPYLLQKGYNHKRSGDVLVVLDPGVISYSRTGSTHGSNFNYDTHAPLLFFGYGINHGETTQRTEIPDIAPTISALLGIAFPNAATGNPISEVID, from the coding sequence ATGGGAAATGATCTGAGTGCACAATCCGCAAATGAAACATACAAAAAACCAAAATTGGTAGTGGGAATTGTAGTCGACCAAATGCGATATGACTACCTGCCCCGTTTCTGGAACCGATACGGAGAGGGTGGTTTTAAGAGAATGATTGCCGAAGGTTTTAATTGTAAAAACAATCATTTTAATTATGTACCGACTTATACCGGTCCCGGGCACGCTTCTGTATATACAGGTACTACTCCGGCCTTTCACGGTATAATCGCCAATGATTGGTACGATAAAAATATAGATAAGAGCGTGTATTGTGCTCAGGACGATGAGGTGAATTCTGTAGGAACCAAAAGTGATGCAGGGAAAATGTCTCCAAACAGAATGATTACAACAACGGTTACAGATCAGTTAAGACTTGCGACCCAGATGAGAGGAAAGGTCATAGGTATTGCAATTAAAGATCGTGGAGCTATTTTACCGGCCGGACATAGTGCAAATGCTGCTTACTGGTTTCATGGAAAAGACGAAGGAGCATGGATCAGTAGTACTTATTATATGGATGAACTTCCTAAATGGGTTCAGAAATTCAACAAGTCTGATGCCGCTAAATCATACAAAAAGGAATGGAATACTTTATTTGACATCAATAGCTATACTGCAAGTGGTACAGATGAAAATAATTTTGAAGGAAAATTCAAAGGAGAAGAAGCGGCAGTTTTTCCGCATAAACTTCACAAGTTATGGAAACAGAATAATGGATACGATATCATTAAAGCAACACCTTATGGCAACAGTGTAACTACAGATTTTGCTATTGCAGCTATAGAAGGGGAGTCATTAGGACAAGATAACGATACCGACTTTCTGGCTGTAAGTTACTCAAGTACCGATTACGTCGGACATAAATTTGGGGTGAATTCGGTAGAGATAGAAGATACATACCTGCGTCTGGACAAAGATTTAGAACGTCTTTTTAATAAGCTGGATAAACAGGTGGGGAAAGGGAATTATACCGTATTCTTAACCGCCGACCATGCCGCAGTACATGTGCCGGCTTACCTTGAATCCGTAAAGATTCCGGGAGGATATTTCAGTACTTCTGATTTTAAGGTGAAGCTTAATGAGTTTTTGCAAGAGAAGTATAACGCTAAAGGGCTGATAAAGAATTTCTCTAACTTTCAGATTTTCCTAGATCACGAAAAGTTGGAGGAGCTGGATTTGGAATTAGTTGAAGTGGAAGAGGCAATTGCTGATGAAGTCGTTAATTACGAAGGCGTTTTCGAAGTATTTACAGCGCAGGAAATGCGCAAGCATGATTATACGCAGCCTGTACCTTACTTATTGCAAAAAGGGTATAACCACAAGCGTTCGGGAGATGTTTTGGTAGTGCTGGATCCGGGAGTGATAAGTTACTCAAGAACCGGATCAACCCACGGGTCGAACTTTAATTATGACACCCATGCACCGCTGTTGTTCTTTGGCTATGGAATCAATCATGGCGAGACCACTCAAAGGACTGAAATTCCGGATATAGCACCTACAATTTCTGCTTTGCTCGGAATTGCATTCCCAAATGCTGCTACGGGAAATCCAATTAGCGAAGTTATAGATTAA
- a CDS encoding SprT-like domain-containing protein, producing MHKVLKKYVPESAASPCFELIKQNGVHLKVVNERVTRHGDYRRLENGMHQITVNANLNKYRFLITLIHEIAHLVAFQKFGRHIKPHGNEWKYTFQQLMLPFIRPEVFPLSLLPVLAHHFKNPKASSDTDAKLSLALKQFDEGPDKTFIFELPYGSLFRIYNGRIFKKGNRKIKRYECMEVATGRIYLFQPNAEVEQLR from the coding sequence ATGCACAAAGTGTTAAAAAAATATGTGCCGGAAAGTGCAGCCTCCCCGTGCTTTGAACTTATAAAACAAAATGGCGTACACCTTAAAGTGGTGAATGAGCGGGTAACACGCCATGGAGATTACAGGAGGTTAGAAAACGGAATGCATCAGATAACCGTTAATGCTAATTTGAACAAATACCGCTTTTTGATCACGCTGATCCACGAAATAGCACATTTGGTGGCATTTCAAAAGTTTGGCAGGCATATAAAACCCCACGGAAATGAATGGAAGTATACTTTTCAGCAGTTGATGCTGCCTTTTATCAGGCCCGAGGTCTTTCCGTTGTCATTGCTTCCGGTTCTTGCACATCATTTTAAAAACCCCAAAGCCAGTAGCGATACGGATGCCAAATTGTCTCTGGCATTGAAACAGTTTGATGAAGGCCCTGATAAAACCTTTATCTTTGAATTGCCTTATGGAAGTTTGTTCAGGATTTACAACGGCAGAATTTTTAAAAAAGGAAATAGAAAGATTAAGCGATATGAGTGCATGGAAGTGGCCACAGGGAGAATATATCTTTTTCAGCCAAATGCTGAAGTAGAACAGCTCCGGTGA